In Streptomyces sp. NBC_00306, a single genomic region encodes these proteins:
- a CDS encoding ABC transporter ATP-binding protein — protein sequence MAAEKAALGEILRPIKGRLRLAVAAQAVSAIAGVVPFIAIAELGRVLLDNGPDRSDQAWTITAIGAGALLVRLIFMLAAGALTHFADNELQLHIRRGLVARLARVPLGWFSERNSGTVKKAVQDDVDAMHHMIAHSMLEMTSATVVPAASLAYLFWVDWQMTLVTIAPLVIGLGLYSITMAGMAKHLPDYDRAMGAINGSAVEFVQGISVVKTFGQSRRAHQKFRDAADDFAAFFLSWVRSTLNSKAAAEIVLSPIAVLVAVITGGAIFVTDGRLAGVDLLPFALLGIGLTAPVLALFYASYELRFAKAAAERVSEVMNAEELPVAESPRTPSGNHVSYQNVRFSYDGKKEAVAGVDLELAPGTVTALVGPSGSGKSTLATLLPRFGDVTGGSLSIGGVDIRELALDDLYRRVAFVFQDVRLTQGTVADNIRMARPDATAAEVADAARAACVHDVIEALPRGYDSVVGEDARFSGGQAQRVSIARALLADTPVIVLDEAAAYADPQSEADVQDALSELTRGKIVLLIAHRLSTVVDADQIAVLEDGKIVERGTHPELVAREGRYARMWHAHERNAAWQPHRPAPATTVSAVPAGGTSR from the coding sequence ATGGCCGCGGAAAAGGCCGCACTCGGCGAGATCCTGCGCCCGATCAAGGGAAGGCTGCGGCTGGCAGTGGCCGCCCAGGCCGTCTCGGCGATCGCCGGCGTCGTCCCCTTCATCGCCATCGCCGAGCTCGGACGGGTGCTGTTGGACAACGGACCCGACCGCTCCGACCAGGCGTGGACCATCACCGCGATCGGCGCCGGCGCCCTGCTGGTCCGGCTGATCTTCATGCTGGCGGCGGGCGCGCTCACCCACTTCGCGGACAACGAGCTCCAGTTGCACATCCGCCGCGGTCTGGTGGCCCGGCTCGCCCGCGTCCCGCTGGGCTGGTTCTCCGAGCGCAACTCCGGCACGGTGAAGAAAGCCGTGCAGGACGACGTGGACGCGATGCACCACATGATCGCCCACTCCATGCTGGAGATGACCTCGGCGACCGTCGTCCCGGCCGCGTCGCTCGCGTATCTCTTCTGGGTCGACTGGCAGATGACGCTCGTGACGATCGCGCCGCTCGTCATCGGTCTCGGCCTCTACAGCATCACGATGGCGGGGATGGCCAAGCATCTGCCCGACTACGACCGGGCGATGGGCGCCATCAACGGCAGCGCTGTCGAGTTCGTCCAGGGCATCTCCGTCGTCAAGACCTTCGGCCAGAGCCGCCGGGCGCACCAGAAGTTCCGTGACGCGGCCGACGACTTCGCCGCGTTCTTCCTCTCCTGGGTCCGCTCCACGCTCAACTCCAAGGCCGCCGCCGAGATCGTGCTGTCCCCCATCGCCGTACTGGTGGCGGTCATCACCGGCGGCGCGATCTTCGTGACCGACGGCCGGCTCGCCGGCGTCGACCTGCTGCCGTTCGCGCTGCTCGGCATCGGCCTCACCGCGCCCGTGCTCGCCCTGTTCTACGCGAGCTACGAACTGCGCTTCGCCAAGGCCGCGGCCGAGCGCGTCAGCGAGGTGATGAACGCCGAGGAGCTGCCGGTGGCCGAGAGCCCGCGCACCCCCTCCGGCAACCACGTCAGCTACCAGAACGTGCGGTTCAGCTACGACGGCAAGAAGGAAGCCGTGGCCGGCGTCGATCTGGAGCTCGCTCCGGGCACGGTCACCGCGCTGGTCGGCCCCTCGGGGTCCGGCAAGAGCACCCTGGCCACCCTGCTCCCCCGGTTCGGCGACGTGACCGGCGGCTCTCTGAGCATCGGCGGGGTCGACATCCGGGAGCTGGCGCTGGACGACCTGTACCGCCGGGTGGCGTTCGTCTTCCAGGACGTCCGGCTCACCCAGGGCACCGTCGCCGACAACATCCGTATGGCCAGGCCCGATGCCACCGCCGCCGAGGTGGCGGACGCGGCCCGTGCCGCCTGTGTCCACGACGTGATCGAGGCCCTGCCCCGAGGCTACGACTCGGTGGTCGGCGAGGACGCCCGCTTCTCCGGCGGTCAGGCCCAGCGCGTCTCGATCGCCCGCGCCCTGCTGGCCGACACCCCCGTGATCGTCCTCGACGAGGCGGCGGCCTACGCCGACCCGCAGTCCGAGGCCGACGTCCAGGACGCATTGTCCGAGCTGACGCGGGGCAAGATCGTGCTGCTGATCGCCCACCGGCTCTCCACGGTGGTCGACGCGGACCAGATCGCCGTGCTGGAGGACGGGAAGATCGTCGAACGGGGCACGCACCCCGAACTCGTCGCCCGCGAAGGCCGGTACGCCCGTATGTGGCACGCCCATGAACGCAACGCCGCCTGGCAGCCGCACCGGCCGGCCCCGGCCACCACTGTCAGCGCCGTCCCGGCGGGAGGTACCAGCCGATGA
- a CDS encoding ABC transporter ATP-binding protein, which translates to MIRQLLDVVGPEHNRPVRRMITALVVCAVLQGIAFALLVPVLEALLGSDPDSVWPWLWTLLGVCLLYCVAYYDSLRTGFQAGATLSRTLHNRIGDQVASLPLGWFAPERVGQLGQLATKSVMDVMGVPAHLLRPLVTSFVTPATVVLVMYVFDWRLALAATLTVPLIVGVYRWSAGLNRKADEARTAAHAVTGGRVVEFAQLQPVLRVFGRDGASSGTRGLDAALHTQYEASRRVLVTGVPGLISFALVIQAAFTVILVTGTYLVLDGGLDVAKLLAILVLAARFTEPIAETAVLGSTLRTARSALDRVADLLAEPCLPQPDDPRLPAGNDVEFENVDFSYDGTRVLSGVSLTLPEGTMTALVGPSGSGKTTVSKLIPRFWDVDSGVVRVGGVDVRDIEPEVLMSKISVVFQDVYLFEGTIMENIRVGRPDATDEEVREVARQARVEEIVQRLPDGWDTKVGEGGALLSGGERQRVSIARAILKDAPIVLLDEATASLDPENEQAVQEALGHLTAGRTLLVIAHRLQTVAAAGQILLLDEGRIVERGTHAELVAADGRYADFWAQRSRAQRWRVARQPS; encoded by the coding sequence ATGATCCGCCAACTGCTCGACGTCGTGGGACCCGAGCACAACCGTCCCGTACGCCGGATGATCACCGCCCTGGTGGTCTGCGCCGTCCTCCAGGGCATCGCCTTCGCCCTGCTCGTGCCCGTCCTCGAAGCGCTCCTCGGCTCCGACCCCGACTCCGTCTGGCCGTGGCTGTGGACCCTGCTCGGGGTCTGTCTCCTCTACTGCGTCGCCTACTACGACTCGCTGCGCACCGGCTTCCAGGCCGGCGCCACGCTCTCGCGGACGCTGCACAACCGGATCGGCGACCAGGTGGCCTCGCTGCCGCTGGGCTGGTTCGCGCCCGAGCGGGTGGGCCAGCTGGGCCAGCTCGCCACCAAGAGCGTCATGGACGTCATGGGCGTACCGGCGCACCTGCTGCGACCGCTGGTGACGAGCTTCGTCACCCCGGCGACCGTCGTCCTCGTCATGTACGTCTTCGACTGGCGGCTCGCCCTCGCGGCGACCCTCACGGTTCCGCTGATCGTCGGCGTCTACCGGTGGAGCGCCGGGCTGAACCGCAAGGCGGACGAGGCCCGCACCGCCGCGCACGCGGTGACCGGCGGCCGGGTGGTCGAGTTCGCCCAGCTCCAGCCCGTGCTGCGGGTGTTCGGCCGGGACGGCGCGAGCTCCGGCACCCGCGGGCTGGACGCCGCGCTGCACACGCAGTACGAGGCGTCCCGCCGGGTGCTCGTCACCGGCGTCCCCGGTCTGATCAGCTTCGCCCTGGTGATCCAGGCCGCGTTCACCGTCATCCTGGTGACCGGCACCTATCTGGTGCTCGACGGCGGGCTGGACGTGGCCAAGCTGCTGGCGATCCTCGTCCTCGCGGCCCGGTTCACCGAACCCATCGCGGAGACGGCGGTCCTCGGCTCCACCCTGCGCACCGCCCGGTCCGCCCTGGACCGCGTCGCCGACCTGCTCGCGGAGCCCTGCCTTCCGCAGCCGGACGACCCGCGGCTGCCGGCGGGCAACGACGTCGAGTTCGAGAACGTGGACTTCAGCTACGACGGCACCCGCGTCCTGTCGGGGGTCTCGCTGACCCTGCCGGAAGGCACGATGACGGCGCTGGTCGGTCCCTCCGGATCCGGCAAGACGACCGTCAGCAAGCTGATCCCCCGGTTCTGGGACGTGGACTCCGGTGTGGTGCGGGTGGGCGGCGTGGACGTCCGGGACATCGAGCCCGAGGTCCTGATGTCGAAGATCTCCGTGGTCTTCCAGGACGTGTACCTCTTCGAGGGCACGATCATGGAGAACATCCGGGTGGGCCGGCCCGACGCGACGGACGAAGAGGTCCGTGAAGTCGCCCGGCAGGCCCGGGTGGAGGAGATCGTGCAGCGGCTCCCCGACGGCTGGGACACCAAGGTCGGCGAGGGCGGCGCGCTGCTCTCCGGCGGTGAGCGCCAGCGGGTCTCCATCGCCCGCGCGATCCTGAAGGACGCGCCGATCGTGCTGCTGGACGAGGCGACCGCGTCGCTCGACCCGGAGAACGAGCAGGCGGTGCAGGAGGCGCTCGGCCACCTCACCGCGGGCCGGACCCTCCTGGTCATCGCGCACCGTTTGCAGACCGTGGCCGCCGCAGGCCAGATCCTGCTGCTGGACGAGGGCCGGATCGTGGAGCGCGGCACCCACGCCGAACTCGTGGCGGCGGACGGCCGGTACGCGGACTTCTGGGCGCAGCGCAGCCGGGCCCAGCGCTGGCGGGTGGCCCGACAGCCGTCCTGA
- a CDS encoding helix-turn-helix transcriptional regulator, protein MSTDVVFHWPITARETELRAVENSLAHGSGALLVGGPGVGKSLLLATALERASDEGRTVLSVGGASWNSGARAKGYASLGECLESVEPSTLDGTAADRPVVGIDDAHLVDAASGHRLHRLVAAGRLSVLATSRKDAPAPAGIDKLWVDRLIDHVEVAPFDSAALGDVLRARLGGHTDATTLERLWAATHGNALMLRELIDHAVEDESLRCVNGTWVWEGLTERPGRRLSEVIRLGLRDLSHDELELVNMLAVAEPLEIDIAAASGLAHAAESLDLRGIVTVERNGTRVDLRLSVPLSRVVVASRMSGLTAQRLRRQVADAVERTGARRPEDVLRIVSLRIEAGLVPEREQLLTAARTAIRRRNFALAERLCLLALRDTPTEDSAPYGPVPDSAEYGAVLCRVVSYAAQRSDSPTDCVRAALLLGRVLIGKGCHQEAEAVLRTALGSGVEVPRAEFITAVHTRVINLAWRLQRVQAAGAVLDGAVATVGPEHAGILHGSRAMIAVMSDQLQDAVDIGETVLRAGDAGMAVTQTLVPVVAFARTELGDPAGALEMLNRYRDVSFDWDTDAVVLLDALAARCSWLAGNLKDAADTLDAPRRYDSADRWPALLQTVVARSRLLRLLGEPERAVALLRQAIAVETGHEWPATRAWPLAQLAGALAESGQHAEALRTLVEARSMQGEAVSHPIADDEIAYDRALVLAHTGDRSGAASCALELAERAEAGGRAVTAVMALHLAARIKENASYRFRARAQQLAARCTGGVMRVMADHIQALADADGNALTKVSRQFREMDALPLAAEAAAQAARAHRAAGQRRKGREASAASQDLLRACAGTLPPWMVTETRRDSDIAPLTPREREVAALAATGMSNRDIAHRLVVSVRTVENHLHRIYHKLGITARNALRRGLEQAAAQSDGVRMSPMQLLRAHETERAAASDADHGGRRTRKPGKLRLADRTAS, encoded by the coding sequence ATGTCAACAGATGTTGTATTCCACTGGCCGATAACTGCAAGAGAAACCGAGCTGCGCGCTGTCGAAAACTCCCTTGCGCACGGCAGCGGAGCGCTTCTCGTCGGCGGTCCCGGGGTGGGCAAGAGCCTGCTGCTCGCCACCGCGCTCGAGCGCGCTTCCGACGAGGGCCGCACGGTTCTCTCGGTGGGCGGGGCCAGCTGGAACAGCGGTGCACGCGCAAAGGGTTACGCCTCGCTCGGCGAATGTCTGGAGTCGGTGGAGCCGTCGACTCTGGACGGCACCGCGGCCGACCGCCCGGTCGTCGGCATCGACGACGCGCATCTGGTCGACGCCGCATCGGGTCACCGTCTGCACCGCCTGGTCGCCGCGGGGCGGCTCAGCGTGCTCGCCACCAGCCGCAAGGACGCACCGGCGCCGGCCGGTATCGACAAGCTCTGGGTCGACCGGCTGATCGACCACGTCGAGGTGGCGCCGTTCGACAGCGCGGCACTGGGTGATGTCCTGCGGGCCCGCCTCGGCGGCCACACCGACGCCACCACGCTGGAGCGGCTGTGGGCAGCCACCCACGGCAACGCGCTGATGCTGCGCGAACTCATCGACCACGCGGTCGAGGACGAGTCCCTGCGCTGCGTCAACGGCACCTGGGTGTGGGAGGGCCTGACCGAACGCCCCGGCCGCCGGCTGTCCGAGGTGATACGGCTCGGGCTGCGCGACCTCAGCCACGACGAACTCGAACTGGTCAACATGCTCGCCGTCGCCGAGCCGCTGGAGATCGACATCGCCGCGGCGTCGGGCCTCGCACACGCCGCCGAGTCCCTGGACCTGCGCGGCATCGTGACCGTCGAACGCAACGGTACGCGCGTAGACCTGCGGTTGTCGGTGCCGCTCAGCCGGGTCGTCGTCGCCTCCCGGATGTCCGGCCTCACCGCTCAGCGACTGCGCCGGCAGGTCGCCGACGCCGTGGAACGCACGGGCGCACGCCGGCCCGAGGACGTCCTGCGCATCGTCTCGCTGCGGATCGAGGCCGGACTCGTCCCGGAGCGCGAGCAGTTGCTGACCGCAGCGCGCACCGCGATCCGCCGGCGGAACTTCGCGCTCGCGGAGCGGCTGTGCCTGCTGGCCCTGCGCGACACCCCGACCGAGGACTCGGCGCCCTACGGCCCGGTCCCGGACTCCGCGGAGTACGGAGCGGTGCTGTGCCGGGTGGTGTCGTACGCGGCACAGCGCTCGGACAGCCCCACGGACTGCGTCCGGGCGGCCCTGCTGCTCGGCAGGGTCCTCATCGGCAAGGGCTGTCACCAGGAGGCCGAGGCGGTGCTGCGCACGGCGCTCGGATCCGGAGTGGAGGTCCCGCGGGCCGAGTTCATCACCGCCGTACACACCAGGGTCATCAATCTGGCCTGGCGCTTACAGCGCGTCCAGGCCGCGGGCGCGGTGCTGGACGGCGCCGTCGCGACCGTCGGCCCTGAGCACGCCGGGATACTGCACGGCAGCCGCGCCATGATCGCCGTCATGTCCGACCAGCTCCAGGACGCCGTCGACATCGGGGAAACGGTGCTGCGCGCCGGTGACGCGGGCATGGCGGTCACCCAGACACTGGTGCCCGTGGTCGCCTTCGCGCGGACCGAACTGGGCGATCCGGCGGGCGCCCTGGAGATGTTGAACCGGTACCGGGACGTCTCCTTCGACTGGGACACCGACGCCGTGGTCCTGCTGGACGCCCTCGCGGCCCGCTGCTCGTGGCTCGCCGGCAACCTCAAGGACGCGGCCGACACCCTGGACGCGCCGCGCCGGTACGACTCAGCGGACCGCTGGCCCGCCCTGCTGCAGACCGTCGTCGCCCGGTCCCGGCTGCTGCGGCTGCTCGGCGAACCGGAGCGGGCGGTGGCCCTGCTGCGGCAGGCCATCGCCGTCGAGACGGGTCACGAGTGGCCGGCCACCCGGGCCTGGCCGCTGGCCCAACTGGCCGGTGCGCTCGCCGAGTCCGGTCAGCACGCCGAGGCGCTGCGCACGCTGGTCGAGGCGCGGTCGATGCAGGGCGAGGCGGTCTCGCACCCGATCGCCGACGACGAGATCGCCTACGACCGGGCGCTGGTGCTCGCACACACCGGGGACCGGTCGGGCGCGGCCTCGTGCGCCCTCGAACTCGCCGAGCGCGCCGAGGCCGGCGGGCGTGCGGTCACCGCGGTCATGGCACTGCACCTGGCCGCCCGCATCAAGGAGAACGCCTCCTACCGCTTCCGGGCCCGCGCCCAGCAGCTCGCGGCGCGGTGCACCGGCGGTGTGATGCGGGTGATGGCCGATCACATCCAGGCCCTCGCCGATGCCGACGGCAACGCGCTCACCAAGGTCTCCCGGCAGTTCCGGGAGATGGACGCGCTGCCGCTCGCCGCGGAGGCGGCGGCCCAGGCCGCCCGTGCCCACCGGGCCGCGGGTCAGCGCCGCAAGGGCCGGGAGGCCTCGGCGGCCAGCCAGGACCTGCTCCGAGCCTGCGCCGGGACCCTGCCGCCGTGGATGGTGACCGAGACCCGCCGGGACAGCGACATCGCCCCGCTCACCCCTCGCGAGCGGGAGGTGGCCGCGCTGGCCGCGACCGGGATGTCCAACCGCGACATCGCCCACCGGCTGGTGGTGTCGGTGCGGACGGTGGAGAACCATCTGCACCGGATCTACCACAAGCTGGGGATCACGGCCCGCAACGCGCTGCGCCGGGGTCTGGAGCAGGCGGCAGCGCAGTCCGACGGTGTTCGCATGTCGCCCATGCAACTGCTCCGGGCGCACGAGACGGAGCGTGCGGCGGCGTCCGACGCGGACCACGGGGGCCGTCGCACCCGCAAGCCCGGCAAGCTCCGGCTGGCCGACCGCACGGCGTCCTGA
- a CDS encoding thioester reductase domain-containing protein, whose protein sequence is MTSLTQSGVTDEFAQDVVLADDITGFAAKDPSTISEVFLTGATGFLGAFLLKELLARGLTVHCLVRAADAEAGLERLKATLGTYEVLDEVDLGRVRVVTGDVTRPRLGVPEKEYAELAGRIGAIYHSAAKVNFLTLYKWLRKSTIDATHEILRLACAAEATLHHVSTIGVFEPRAALGPRTETDVTGPPETLALGYTKSKWVAEQLVREAGRRGVPLTVHRPGQVWGDTRSGACQPNDFVWRFIKGSVQAGVYPRKFGLDMNMVPVDYVSSAMVAVSRDPRSLGRTFHEVSTGSLDSGAILELVRGVGYELKEVSILRWMKAVSADVNNSMFPLMRMLVDLEKFEVAEFSDAATREFLSGSGVTCPDIDEKVFASYVSYFVRHGVLPDPMA, encoded by the coding sequence ATGACTTCGCTCACTCAATCAGGAGTCACCGACGAGTTCGCGCAGGACGTCGTGCTGGCCGACGACATCACCGGCTTCGCCGCGAAGGACCCGAGCACGATTTCCGAGGTGTTCCTCACCGGCGCGACCGGGTTCCTCGGGGCGTTCCTGCTGAAGGAACTGCTGGCACGCGGCCTGACCGTGCACTGCCTGGTGCGGGCCGCCGACGCCGAGGCCGGACTGGAGCGGCTGAAGGCCACCCTCGGCACCTACGAGGTGCTCGACGAGGTCGACCTCGGCCGCGTCCGGGTCGTCACCGGTGACGTGACGCGGCCCCGCCTCGGGGTGCCCGAGAAGGAGTACGCGGAACTGGCCGGGCGTATCGGCGCGATCTACCACTCCGCCGCCAAGGTCAACTTCCTGACCCTCTACAAGTGGCTGCGCAAGTCGACGATCGACGCCACCCACGAGATCCTCCGGCTGGCCTGCGCGGCCGAGGCCACGCTGCACCATGTGTCGACCATCGGGGTCTTCGAGCCCCGGGCCGCCCTGGGCCCGCGTACGGAGACCGACGTCACCGGCCCGCCCGAGACGCTCGCGCTCGGCTACACCAAGAGCAAGTGGGTGGCCGAGCAACTGGTGCGGGAGGCCGGCCGCAGGGGTGTGCCCCTGACCGTCCACCGTCCGGGCCAGGTGTGGGGCGACACCCGCAGCGGTGCGTGCCAGCCCAACGACTTCGTCTGGCGGTTCATCAAGGGGTCCGTGCAGGCGGGCGTCTATCCGCGGAAGTTCGGCCTCGACATGAACATGGTGCCGGTCGACTATGTGAGTTCCGCGATGGTCGCCGTCTCCCGCGATCCGCGGTCGCTCGGCCGGACATTCCACGAGGTGAGCACCGGCTCGCTGGATTCCGGCGCCATTCTCGAACTCGTCCGCGGCGTCGGGTACGAGCTGAAGGAGGTCAGCATCCTGCGGTGGATGAAGGCCGTTTCCGCCGACGTCAACAACTCCATGTTCCCGCTGATGCGCATGCTCGTGGACCTGGAGAAGTTCGAGGTCGCCGAGTTCTCGGACGCGGCCACGCGCGAGTTCCTCAGCGGTTCCGGGGTCACCTGCCCGGACATCGACGAGAAGGTGTTCGCCTCCTACGTCTCGTACTTCGTCCGGCACGGTGTTCTGCCGGACCCGATGGCGTGA
- a CDS encoding aspartate aminotransferase family protein, with product MSDLGSVDAKATFRRVKRHFSPALSVAGKFSGQGAVEASSDGCRVTLSDGRSVLDFGSYAVALLGHRNPAVLDAVRAQLDLMPASTRTVQSAVAPLAAEKLTEYFSGALNRVYFGCGGADAVEVSLKLARMATGRTTVVAVEGAFHGKTLGALSLTHNERFRAGLEPLLHGVVHIDPDDPRALARVIAEQDVAALVFEPVQAENGVRLLDEDVLASWCRDAQEHGAFVISDEIQVGLRRCGAKSVALEAGLPVDAVLLGKPLGGGVVPVSAAVGNDRLFAPLLADPMLHTATFSGHPLGTGVIPTALATIEEHAADGERIAAAMAAGLAEIRDEHGDVVVETRGRGLLWGIDFTTAEVSGNVLAGLAQSGLVVSPCISRPTTVRLLPPIVATDEDVKEALSLLGGAIAQAAASS from the coding sequence ATGAGTGACCTTGGCTCGGTCGATGCGAAAGCAACGTTCCGGCGCGTGAAGCGGCACTTCTCGCCCGCTCTCTCGGTGGCCGGCAAGTTCAGCGGGCAGGGCGCGGTTGAGGCCTCGTCCGACGGCTGCCGGGTGACACTCTCGGACGGCCGGTCGGTCCTGGACTTCGGCTCGTACGCGGTCGCCCTGCTCGGGCACCGCAACCCGGCGGTCCTGGACGCGGTCCGCGCCCAGCTGGACTTGATGCCCGCGTCGACCAGGACGGTCCAGAGCGCGGTGGCCCCGCTGGCCGCCGAGAAGCTGACCGAGTACTTCTCAGGGGCCCTGAACCGGGTCTACTTCGGGTGCGGCGGCGCCGACGCCGTCGAGGTCTCGCTGAAGCTCGCCCGGATGGCCACCGGCCGCACCACGGTCGTCGCCGTCGAGGGCGCCTTCCACGGAAAGACCCTCGGCGCGCTGTCCCTGACGCACAACGAGCGGTTCCGCGCGGGCCTCGAACCCCTGCTGCACGGCGTCGTGCACATCGACCCGGACGACCCCCGGGCCCTGGCACGCGTCATCGCCGAACAGGACGTCGCCGCGCTCGTCTTCGAGCCCGTACAGGCCGAGAACGGTGTCCGGCTGCTGGACGAGGACGTCCTCGCGAGCTGGTGCCGCGACGCGCAGGAGCACGGGGCCTTCGTCATCTCCGACGAGATCCAGGTGGGCCTCAGGCGCTGCGGAGCCAAGTCGGTCGCGCTGGAGGCCGGGCTGCCGGTGGACGCCGTCCTGCTCGGCAAGCCGCTCGGCGGCGGGGTCGTACCGGTGTCGGCGGCCGTCGGCAACGACCGGCTCTTCGCACCCCTGCTCGCCGACCCGATGCTGCACACCGCCACCTTCAGCGGCCATCCGCTGGGCACCGGCGTGATCCCCACGGCCCTCGCCACCATCGAGGAGCACGCGGCCGACGGCGAGCGCATCGCCGCGGCGATGGCCGCCGGGCTGGCGGAGATCCGGGACGAGCACGGCGACGTGGTGGTCGAGACCCGCGGCCGCGGTCTGCTGTGGGGCATCGACTTCACCACGGCCGAGGTCTCCGGCAACGTACTGGCCGGCCTCGCCCAGAGCGGGCTGGTCGTGTCCCCCTGCATCAGCCGTCCGACGACGGTACGGCTCCTGCCGCCGATCGTCGCGACGGACGAGGACGTCAAAGAGGCCCTGTCGCTGCTCGGCGGAGCGATAGCCCAGGCGGCGGCCTCCTCCTAG
- a CDS encoding type II toxin-antitoxin system RatA family toxin — protein sequence MAVLHTTHRGAGTPDDLWKVLLDIEAFPSYMEGVNEVEITEEDGDRRTSSWVVELKGSEMEWDQEDVIDAGRRRVEFRQTDGDLANYEGYWQIVEDAEGVGLELKVEFDIGLPMVAEMIHPAVAKALEGYQQGIVEQSS from the coding sequence ATGGCCGTACTGCATACCACCCACCGGGGCGCCGGAACACCCGACGACCTGTGGAAGGTACTGCTCGACATCGAGGCATTCCCTTCGTACATGGAGGGGGTCAACGAGGTCGAGATCACCGAGGAGGACGGCGACCGCCGTACCAGCAGCTGGGTGGTCGAACTCAAGGGTTCCGAAATGGAATGGGACCAGGAGGACGTCATCGACGCCGGCCGGCGGCGGGTGGAATTCCGCCAGACCGACGGTGACCTCGCGAACTACGAGGGATATTGGCAGATCGTCGAGGACGCCGAGGGGGTCGGCCTCGAATTGAAGGTGGAGTTCGACATCGGTCTGCCGATGGTCGCCGAAATGATTCATCCCGCTGTGGCCAAGGCACTCGAGGGCTATCAGCAGGGCATCGTCGAGCAGAGCTCGTAG
- a CDS encoding AfsR/SARP family transcriptional regulator, with translation MQFRVLGPPEIYDDVRQRSVQLNSPKQRVLLGVLLVRLGSAVPTEALINELWGRNAPDKAINALQAHVSRLRQQLIEVEPARANTPRLVARGSGYLLQARPDELDSVQFRLQAARAQRQLETDPHAAAALLRKALRLWRGPALDGGSHGPLCAGVAARLEEERLLALEDLCDASIRIGHHRQVVGQLEELVVAHPLRERFRDQLVLSLQRCGRQGEARAVRDTARRRRAPETAAGPVAVRGLSVRQIHEAGHRWHGHGVGEHPVGEDGVADTEHHREGGGSDLELLRLRRRVDQLTSEQHSLRSELDRLMALVEGGSGQRRDSA, from the coding sequence ATGCAGTTCCGTGTACTGGGGCCCCCTGAGATCTATGACGACGTCAGGCAGCGGAGCGTCCAGTTGAACAGTCCCAAGCAGCGCGTGCTCCTCGGGGTGCTGCTGGTCCGACTGGGGTCTGCCGTTCCCACGGAAGCGCTGATCAACGAGTTGTGGGGCCGCAACGCCCCGGACAAGGCGATCAACGCCCTCCAGGCGCACGTCTCCCGGCTGCGCCAGCAGCTGATCGAGGTCGAGCCCGCCCGGGCGAACACCCCCCGTCTCGTCGCGCGCGGCTCCGGCTATCTGTTGCAGGCGCGCCCCGACGAACTCGACAGCGTGCAGTTCCGGCTCCAGGCGGCCCGCGCCCAGCGGCAGTTGGAGACCGATCCGCATGCCGCCGCCGCCCTGCTGCGCAAGGCGCTCAGGCTGTGGCGCGGCCCGGCGCTGGACGGCGGCTCCCACGGTCCCCTGTGCGCGGGCGTCGCCGCCCGGCTGGAGGAGGAGCGTCTGCTGGCCCTGGAAGACCTCTGCGACGCCTCGATCCGGATCGGCCACCACCGTCAGGTTGTGGGCCAGCTCGAAGAGCTGGTGGTCGCACACCCGCTGCGTGAGCGCTTCCGCGACCAGCTGGTCCTGTCCCTCCAGCGCTGCGGCCGGCAGGGCGAGGCACGGGCGGTGCGGGACACCGCACGGCGGCGCCGCGCCCCCGAGACCGCTGCCGGACCGGTGGCCGTACGGGGCCTGTCCGTACGCCAGATCCACGAGGCGGGTCACCGCTGGCACGGGCACGGAGTCGGCGAACACCCGGTGGGCGAGGACGGCGTCGCCGACACCGAGCACCACCGGGAGGGCGGCGGCAGCGACCTCGAACTGCTGAGGCTGCGACGCCGGGTGGACCAGCTGACGTCGGAACAGCACTCGCTCCGTTCGGAACTGGACCGGCTCATGGCGCTGGTGGAGGGCGGTTCGGGACAGCGGAGGGACTCCGCCTGA